Proteins from a single region of Actinomycetota bacterium:
- a CDS encoding SDR family oxidoreductase, translating to MALLDGKVAIVTGAGRGVGRGHALELARHGAKVVVNDLGVAWDGSGEDNTPAGQVVAEIKELGGEAVANYDNVADWQGAQNLINQAVDTFGDLNILINNAGILRDRMLFNMAEEEWDAVVTVHGKGHFAPTRFACAYWRQKGKETGEPVYGRLIHTSSESGLYGNAGQANYDFAKLGICSFSMALAREMAKYGVTSNAIAPRARTRMTEMTFGNIPKPEDGFDPWDPDNIAPFVVFLCTEAAANITGQVFVVTGGEVHLVQQPVVVSSIVKDDRWKVEELGDKVGELFGDRQTGIVDRTPTSSLASGG from the coding sequence ATGGCACTTCTCGACGGCAAGGTCGCCATCGTCACGGGAGCCGGACGCGGCGTCGGCCGTGGACACGCGCTCGAGCTGGCCCGGCACGGAGCGAAGGTGGTCGTCAACGACCTCGGCGTCGCCTGGGACGGCAGCGGCGAGGACAACACGCCCGCCGGTCAGGTCGTGGCGGAGATCAAGGAGCTCGGGGGCGAGGCGGTCGCGAACTACGACAACGTCGCCGACTGGCAGGGAGCCCAGAACCTGATCAACCAGGCCGTCGATACCTTCGGTGACCTCAACATCCTGATCAACAACGCCGGGATCCTCCGGGACCGGATGCTCTTCAACATGGCCGAGGAGGAGTGGGACGCGGTCGTCACGGTCCACGGCAAGGGACACTTCGCTCCGACCCGGTTCGCCTGTGCCTACTGGCGGCAGAAGGGCAAGGAGACGGGGGAGCCGGTCTACGGACGCCTGATCCACACATCCTCCGAGTCGGGTCTGTACGGCAACGCGGGCCAGGCGAACTACGACTTCGCGAAGCTCGGGATCTGCTCGTTCTCGATGGCGCTCGCCCGGGAGATGGCGAAGTACGGGGTCACGTCGAACGCGATCGCCCCCCGGGCTCGGACGAGGATGACGGAGATGACGTTCGGGAACATCCCGAAGCCCGAGGACGGGTTCGACCCCTGGGACCCGGACAACATCGCCCCGTTCGTCGTCTTCCTGTGCACGGAGGCGGCCGCCAACATCACCGGCCAGGTCTTCGTCGTCACGGGAGGGGAGGTCCACCTCGTCCAGCAGCCCGTGGTCGTCTCCTCGATCGTGAAGGACGACCGATGGAAGGTGGAGGAGCTGGGAGACAAGGTCGGGGAGCTGTTCGGCGACCGCCAGACCGGGATCGTCGACCGGACCCCCACCTCCAGCCTGGCCTCCGGCGGCTGA